Proteins encoded in a region of the Labrus bergylta chromosome 9, fLabBer1.1, whole genome shotgun sequence genome:
- the arap3 gene encoding arf-GAP with Rho-GAP domain, ANK repeat and PH domain-containing protein 3 isoform X1, protein MLVVMATLDGSTPVEKLLSVIHLERYLDSFHRAGLLLAKDFTHLDHEALVSLGITATGHRKRILRLVVYIQRTEAQRANQKVDLPRDRCQSVSGSSSSERVPSTALLGESSGPVNFEAFRNSSAPNLRAMLTNDSPRPVLKPIPKPRTVFNRRRTTPVHFCPTPDPAPPPPRRLSQDSICFTVLEGLTSGDTAAPEHLKSTSDRDIESSLSGRMPSQAERRKPSRSFSLSDTGRLLPPVPPRLNRGALPATSQGSPPSSSSSSPIRTEQVNHISPMTSCPGSADSSRLSGSSGGSPRGGGLEMVSNEIYWGTLPGSTAPAGVRRYCSQQSAPPTPPRQTTDRKTPDRNPERNSGSTLSNNSSGSARASTDDPEEEISPYCETVFQTRRNPLILEQSDKDTRKGEHAEDHGNLKFSWTKRLSQALHPGDSQGYSTVGEPPLPPLHSLSLPAHTFLSEGDEDLTISPYASYTSLTERAPPIISGWLDKLSPQGSQRSAPALLLRLLLSSPPCVSSLLRSCLCLVTLLSSSSSSSSSSSSARNYVFQKRYVKFDGKNLMYFGSEKDVYPKGVIPLAAIQMARPAKDNKFEIVTSHRIFVFKADNEVLKRRWVGTLQEHVRDQLVFGRRRFGPGSHCQKHGVLELKGTKSKVYAAIMTDQIWLYKSEQCFRNGIGITVIEARGSTIRDGKHKSFELITPYKNFSFTSESEREKRFWMEALQESIAETLSDYEVAEKIWSNRSNRMCADCKALNPDWASINLCVVICKNCAGQHRGLGTMVSKVQSLKLDTSVWSNEIVQLFIMLGNDRANEFWGAGLSPWEEMDCDASPEQRREFITQKYKEGRFRLKHPTISSQDELLKVLCSAVSEQILLKTVTQIFSEAESARLANDSNGCQRHLQQLNHCTPSDPDVYDEIMQPVLHSGYLYKSGSAHRGTLSRKTREDFQKFWCSVDQSLLLYESDRSADPCMQISVKDIVCLGVSRPDSSHSSNGFIDRFRYTFELYLTSDKLHQFGLETADTLHSWTRSIGKATTPLSCHCLLTREFERVGLLRYRAMLDAQHWKEAFFVLQKSNLFICPRNDGAAEDIINLNRLQELSITSETENHEKKDILVLVERGRTLHLQGVGRTDFTLWYSDIQRAAGGKGNTLREQQLSRNDIPIIVDSCIAFITQYGLGHEGIYRKNGAKSRIKLLMEEFRKDARNVKLRIGDHFIEDVTDVLKRFFREVDDPVFMCDLHPLWQEAAKIPQRSLRLDRYKEIIRTLPRVNRTTLAALISHLYRVQKCADLNQMCTKNLSLLFAPSLFQTDGKGEHEVKIVEDLIDNYLYVFDIDEEHQTQIELEISLITTWKDTQLSQAGDLIIEVYLEMKIPDCCITLKVSPTMCAEELTNQVLFMRNVPATDRDVWMTFEAIEEGQLERPLHPKEKVLEQALQWCKMADPSSAYLVVKRVPKGEGINILTSYKSEIMKVGLLKCREEPPKLLQGNRFQERTFQIKEHKLLLKDKKSIKPEKEWALKSMKIYIGIRRKLKAPTRWGFTVMSDKHQLFLCCTSEADLWDWITSFLKAQNEDPGPPVLRRHSSSDISKQKFGTMPLVPIRGDESNSSLLSANQTLRKLHDRRTLSMYFPMKVQQDSLEERPESPDLPEPLYEEVGDFGLQVLKSLETSFLSSSTSETQEVLDQPPLRLVPLETGHIDHIIVPEPVLTDGGCVDSEEQRGGGDGGADCQQLAMRRRRRRSQLTGVCTPSQELLLQELSSAFNRRTEEGEGEEVQEIQEERNQDDQEEKEEKPYDV, encoded by the exons ATGTTGGTCGTCATGGCAACGCTGGATGGAAGCACGCCGGTTGAGAAGCTTCTGTCAGTGATTCACCTTGAGAG GTATCTGGACAGCTTCCATCGAGCTGGTCTCCTATTGGCCAAAGACTTTACACACCTGGACCATGAAGCCCTGGTCAGTCTGGGTATAACCGCCACAGGACACAGGAAGAGGATCCTCCGATTGGTTGTCTACATTCAGAGGACGGAGGCTCAGAGAGCGAATCAGAAGGTTGATCTGCCACGCGACCGCTGTCAGTCTGTGTccggctcctcctcctcagagcgAGTTCCCAGCACGGCGTTGCTTGGCGAGTCGTCGGGACCCGTTAACTTCGAGGCGTTCAGGAACAGCTCGGCTCCAAACCTGAGAGCCATGCTGACCAATGACAGCCCCCGCCCCGTCCTGAAGCCCATCCCCAAACCCAGAACTGTTTTTAACCGCCGCCGCACCACACCTGTCCACTTCTGTCCAACCCCAGACCCCGCCCCGCCCCCACCGAGGAGGCTATCCCAGGACTCCATCTGTTTCACCGTATTAGAGGGTCTGACCTCAGGAGACACAGCTGCACCTGAACACCTGAAGTCCACATCTGACCGCGACATCGAGTCCAGTTTATCTGGCAGAATGCCGAGTcaggctgagaggaggaaaccGAGTCGGAGCTTCTCTCTGTCAGACACTGGAAGACTGTTACCGCCTGTTCCCCCGAGGCTTAACCGCGGGGCCCTCCCTGCCACATCCCAGGGGTCCCCACCCTCTTCGTCTTCTTCCTCACCTATACGGACAGAGCAGGTGAACCATATTTCACCcatgacttcctgtcctggtaGTGCGGACAGCAGCAGACTCTCTGGATCCTCGGGGGGGTCACCCAGAGGGGGAGGGCTGGAGATGGTCTCTAATGAGATCTACTGGGGCACCTTACCTGGTTCTACTGCCCCTGCTGGAGTGAGGAGGTACTGCAGCCAGCAATCAGCTCCACCGACTCCACCCAGACAAACAACTGACAGGAAAACACCTGACAGGAACCCCGAGAGGAACAG tgGCAGCACTTTAAGTAACAACTCTTCAGGATCAGCCCGAG CTTCAACAGACGACCCTGAGGAGGAGATCAGTCCGTACTGTGAAACTGTTTTCCAAACCAGAAGAAATCCACTCATCTTGGAG CAGAGTGACAAAGACACCAGGAAGGGGGAACATGCAGAGGATCATGG GAATCTGAAGTTCTCGTGGACGAAGCGTTTGTCTCAGGCTCTTCACCCCGGAGACTCTCAGGGTTACAGCACAGTTGGAGAACCTCCGCTACCACCCCTCCACTCCCTCTCCCTGCCAGCCCACACCTTCCTATCTGAGGGGGATGAGGACCTGACAATCTCCCCCTACGCCAGCTACACCTCCCTGACCGAGAGAGCCCCGCCCATCATCAGTGGCTGGCTGGACAAGCTGTCTCCACAGGG GAGTCAGAGATCAGCACCGGCTCTTCTGCTGcgtcttctcctctcttctcctccctgtgtctcctctctcctgagGAGCTGCCTCTGCCTCGTCACCttactctcctcctcctcctcttcgtcttcttcttcatcttctgctcg aaacTATGTTTTCCAGAAGCGCTACGTGAAGTTTGACGGCAAAAACCTGATGTACTTTGGCAGTGagaag GACGTTTACCCCAAAGGAGTGATCCCATTGGCTGCCATCCAGATGGCCCGCCCCGCCAAAGACAACAAGTTTGAGATTGTGACGAGTCACAGGATCTTTGTTTTCAAGGCCGATAATGAAG TGCTGAAGCGGCGGTGGGTGGGCACGCTGCAGGAGCACGTCAGGGATCAGCTGGTGTTTGGTCGGAGGCGGTTCGGTCCAGGTTCTCACTGTCAGAAACACGGCGTGCTCGAGCTGAAAGGAACCAAGTCCAAAGTTTACGCCGCCATCATGACCGACCAGATCTGGCTCTACAAGAGTGAACAG TGTTTCCGTAACGGGATCGGCATCACGGTGATCGAAGCTCGAGGATCGACCATCAGAGACGGAAAACACAAGAGCTTCGAGCTCATCACGCCGTACAAGAACTTCAG ctTTACATCAGAGTCGGAGCGGGAGAAGCGGTTTTGGATGGAGGCTCTGCAGGAGTCCATCGCTGAGACTCTGTCGGACTATGAGGTGGCCGAGAAGATCTGGTCCAACCGCTCCAACAGGATGTGTGCCGACTGCAAGGCCCTGAACCCCGACTGGGCCTCCATCAACCTGTGTGTGGTCATCTGCAAGAACTGTGCAG GGCAGCACAGAGGTCTCGGGACGATGGTCTCAAAAGTTCAGAGTCTGAAACTTGACACCAGCGTGTGGAGCAACGAGATCGTCCAG CTGTTCATCATGCTGGGGAACGACCGGGCCAATGAGTTCTGGGGGGCGGGTCTATCTCCGTGGGAGGAGATGGACTGTGACGCGTCGCCCGAGCAGAGACGAGAGTTCATCACCCAAAAATACAAAGAGGGACgattcagactgaaacacccgACGATAAGCAGCCAGGATGAGCTGCTGAAG gTTTTGTGCTCGGCCGTCTCTGAACAGATTCTTCTGAAAACCGTCACTCAGATCTTCTCGGAGGCAGAGTCAGCTCGGCTCGCCAACGACTCCAACGGCTGCCAACGacacctgcagcagctgaatCACTGCACGCCGTCAG ACCCCGATGTGTACGATGAGATCATGCAGCCCGTCCTGCACTCCGGTTACCTCTACAAGTCCGGCTCGGCCCACAGAGGAACACTGTCGAGGAAAACCAGAGAAg ACTTCCAGAAGTTCTGGTGTTCAGTGGATCAGTCTCTGCTCCTGTACGAGTCGGATCGATCAGCTGATCCCTGCATGCAGATCAGCGTCAAAGACATTGTGTGTTTGGGTGTCAGTCGACCTGACTCCTCCCACAGCAGCAACGGCTTCATCGACAG gTTTCGTTACACCTTCGAGCTCTATCTGACGTCAGACAAACTCCATCAGTTTGGTTTGGAGACGGCTGACACTCTGCACAGCTGGACCAGATCCATCGGAAAG GCAACGACCCCCCTCAGCTGTCACTGCCTCCTGACTCGGGAGTTTGAGCGCGTGGGGCTGCTGCGGTACAGAGCCATGTTGGACGCTCAACATTGGAAGGAGGCGTTCTTTGTCCTGCAGAAGTCCAACCTCTTCATCTGTCCCCGGAATGACGGAGCGGCCGaggacatcatcaacctgaacCGGCTGCAGGAGCTCA GTATCACCTCGGAGACGGAGAACCATGAGAAGAAGGACATCCTGGTTTTAGTGGAGAGGGGAAG gaCGCTCCACCTGCAGGGTGTGGGCCGCACAGACTTCACTCTGTGGTACTCGGACATCCAACGAGCGGCGGGCGGGAAAGGAAACACTCTGagagagcagcagctgagcagGAACGACATCCCCATCATCGTGGACAGCTGCATCGCCTTCATCACGCAGTACG GTCTGGGTCACGAGGGGATCTACAGGAAGAATGGAGCCAAGTCCCGGATCAAACTCCTGATGGAAGAGTTCCGGAAAGACGCTCGAAATGTCAAACTGCGGATCGGAGACCACTTCATTGAGGACGTGACTGACGTCCTCAAGAGGTTCTTCCGAGAGGTCGACGACCCCGTCTTCATGTGCGACTTGCACCCCCTGTGGCAGGAGGCCGCCA AAATCCCCCAGAGGAGTCTGAGGCTTGACCGCTACAAAGAGATCATCCGGACTCTCCCTCGAGTCAACAGGACCACCCTGGCTGCTCTCATCAGTCACCTGTACAG AGTCCAGAAGTGTGCTGATCTGAACCAGATGTGCACAAAGAACCTGTCGCTGCTGTTCGCTCCCAGTCTGTTTCAGACGGACGGGAAGGGAGAACACGAGGTGAAGATCGTAGAAGACCTGATAGACAACTACCTGTACGTCTTTGAT ATTGACGAGGAGCATCAGACTCAGATCGAGCTGGAGATCAGCCTCATCACCACCTGGAAGGACACGCAG ctgtctCAGGCCGGTGACCTCATCATTGAAGTTTACCTGGAGATGAAGATACCAGACTGCTGCATCACTCTAAAA GTGTCTCCCACCATGTGTGCCGAggagctgaccaatcaggttCTGTTCATGAGGAATGTCCCAGCCACAGACAGAGACGTGTGGATGACGTTTGAGGCCATCGAGGAGGGACAGCTTG AGCGTCCGCTACACCCCAAAGAGAAGGTGCTGGAGCAGGCGCTGCAGTGGTGCAAGATGGCAGACCCGAGCTCCGCCTACCTGGTGGTGAAGAGAGTTCCTAAAGGAGAGGGCATCAACATCCTCACCT CCTATAAGAGTGAGATCATGAAGGTGGGTCTGCTGAAGTGTCGGGAGGAACCTCCGAAGCTGCTTCAGGGAAACAGGTTCCAGGAGAGGACGTTCCAGATCAAAGAGCACAAACTGCTGCTCAAAGACAAGAAG AGCATCAAACCGGAGAAGGAGTGGGCTCTGAAGTCCATGAAGATCTACATCGGCATCCGCAGGAAGCTCAAAGCTCCGAccag gtggGGCTTCACAGTCATGTCAGACAAACACCAGCT gTTTCTGTGCTGCACCAGTGAGGCTGACCTCTGGGACTGGATCACGAGCTTTCTCAAAGCTCAG AACGAGGACCCTGGTCCTCCGGTGCTGAGGCGTCACTCCTCCTCTGATATCTCCAAACAGAAGTTCGGCACAATGCCTCTCGTCCCCATTAGAGGAGACGAGAGCAACAGCAGCCTGCTGTCGGCCAATCAGACGCTG agAAAGTTACACGACAGAAGGACTCTCTCCATGTACTTC CCCATGAAGGTGCAACAGGACTCGTTGGAGGAGCGCCCTGAGTCTCCGGACCTCCCTGAGCCGCTCTACGAGGAGGTTGGGGACTTCGGCCTGCAGGTCCTGAAATCTCTGGAGACCAGCTTCCTGTCCAGCAGCACTTCAGAGACCCAGGAGGTCCTGGACCAGCCGCCGCTCAGACTGGTTCCGTTGGAAACGGGACACATAGACCACATCATTGTCCCCGAACCGGTCCTTACGGACGGGGGCTGCGTGGACtctgaggagcagagaggaggaggagatggaggagcagACTGTCAGCAGCTCgcaatgaggaggaggaggaggaggagtcagctgACGGGGGTCTGTACGCCGtcacaggagctgctgctgcaggagctgtcGTCTGCCTTTAACAGGAGGAccgaggagggggagggagaggaggtgcAGGAGATACAGGAGGAGCGGAATCAAGACGatcaggaggagaaggaggagaagccGTATGATGTCTGA
- the arap3 gene encoding arf-GAP with Rho-GAP domain, ANK repeat and PH domain-containing protein 3 isoform X3, whose amino-acid sequence MLVVMATLDGSTPVEKLLSVIHLERYLDSFHRAGLLLAKDFTHLDHEALVSLGITATGHRKRILRLVVYIQRTEAQRANQKVDLPRDRCQSVSGSSSSERVPSTALLGESSGPVNFEAFRNSSAPNLRAMLTNDSPRPVLKPIPKPRTVFNRRRTTPVHFCPTPDPAPPPPRRLSQDSICFTVLEGLTSGDTAAPEHLKSTSDRDIESSLSGRMPSQAERRKPSRSFSLSDTGRLLPPVPPRLNRGALPATSQGSPPSSSSSSPIRTEQVNHISPMTSCPGSADSSRLSGSSGGSPRGGGLEMVSNEIYWGTLPGSTAPAGVRRYCSQQSAPPTPPRQTTDRKTPDRNPERNSGSTLSNNSSGSARASTDDPEEEISPYCETVFQTRRNPLILEQSDKDTRKGEHAEDHGNLKFSWTKRLSQALHPGDSQGYSTVGEPPLPPLHSLSLPAHTFLSEGDEDLTISPYASYTSLTERAPPIISGWLDKLSPQGNYVFQKRYVKFDGKNLMYFGSEKDVYPKGVIPLAAIQMARPAKDNKFEIVTSHRIFVFKADNEVLKRRWVGTLQEHVRDQLVFGRRRFGPGSHCQKHGVLELKGTKSKVYAAIMTDQIWLYKSEQCFRNGIGITVIEARGSTIRDGKHKSFELITPYKNFSFTSESEREKRFWMEALQESIAETLSDYEVAEKIWSNRSNRMCADCKALNPDWASINLCVVICKNCAGQHRGLGTMVSKVQSLKLDTSVWSNEIVQLFIMLGNDRANEFWGAGLSPWEEMDCDASPEQRREFITQKYKEGRFRLKHPTISSQDELLKVLCSAVSEQILLKTVTQIFSEAESARLANDSNGCQRHLQQLNHCTPSDPDVYDEIMQPVLHSGYLYKSGSAHRGTLSRKTREDFQKFWCSVDQSLLLYESDRSADPCMQISVKDIVCLGVSRPDSSHSSNGFIDRFRYTFELYLTSDKLHQFGLETADTLHSWTRSIGKATTPLSCHCLLTREFERVGLLRYRAMLDAQHWKEAFFVLQKSNLFICPRNDGAAEDIINLNRLQELSITSETENHEKKDILVLVERGRTLHLQGVGRTDFTLWYSDIQRAAGGKGNTLREQQLSRNDIPIIVDSCIAFITQYGLGHEGIYRKNGAKSRIKLLMEEFRKDARNVKLRIGDHFIEDVTDVLKRFFREVDDPVFMCDLHPLWQEAAKIPQRSLRLDRYKEIIRTLPRVNRTTLAALISHLYRVQKCADLNQMCTKNLSLLFAPSLFQTDGKGEHEVKIVEDLIDNYLYVFDIDEEHQTQIELEISLITTWKDTQLSQAGDLIIEVYLEMKIPDCCITLKVSPTMCAEELTNQVLFMRNVPATDRDVWMTFEAIEEGQLERPLHPKEKVLEQALQWCKMADPSSAYLVVKRVPKGEGINILTSYKSEIMKVGLLKCREEPPKLLQGNRFQERTFQIKEHKLLLKDKKSIKPEKEWALKSMKIYIGIRRKLKAPTRWGFTVMSDKHQLFLCCTSEADLWDWITSFLKAQNEDPGPPVLRRHSSSDISKQKFGTMPLVPIRGDESNSSLLSANQTLRKLHDRRTLSMYFPMKVQQDSLEERPESPDLPEPLYEEVGDFGLQVLKSLETSFLSSSTSETQEVLDQPPLRLVPLETGHIDHIIVPEPVLTDGGCVDSEEQRGGGDGGADCQQLAMRRRRRRSQLTGVCTPSQELLLQELSSAFNRRTEEGEGEEVQEIQEERNQDDQEEKEEKPYDV is encoded by the exons ATGTTGGTCGTCATGGCAACGCTGGATGGAAGCACGCCGGTTGAGAAGCTTCTGTCAGTGATTCACCTTGAGAG GTATCTGGACAGCTTCCATCGAGCTGGTCTCCTATTGGCCAAAGACTTTACACACCTGGACCATGAAGCCCTGGTCAGTCTGGGTATAACCGCCACAGGACACAGGAAGAGGATCCTCCGATTGGTTGTCTACATTCAGAGGACGGAGGCTCAGAGAGCGAATCAGAAGGTTGATCTGCCACGCGACCGCTGTCAGTCTGTGTccggctcctcctcctcagagcgAGTTCCCAGCACGGCGTTGCTTGGCGAGTCGTCGGGACCCGTTAACTTCGAGGCGTTCAGGAACAGCTCGGCTCCAAACCTGAGAGCCATGCTGACCAATGACAGCCCCCGCCCCGTCCTGAAGCCCATCCCCAAACCCAGAACTGTTTTTAACCGCCGCCGCACCACACCTGTCCACTTCTGTCCAACCCCAGACCCCGCCCCGCCCCCACCGAGGAGGCTATCCCAGGACTCCATCTGTTTCACCGTATTAGAGGGTCTGACCTCAGGAGACACAGCTGCACCTGAACACCTGAAGTCCACATCTGACCGCGACATCGAGTCCAGTTTATCTGGCAGAATGCCGAGTcaggctgagaggaggaaaccGAGTCGGAGCTTCTCTCTGTCAGACACTGGAAGACTGTTACCGCCTGTTCCCCCGAGGCTTAACCGCGGGGCCCTCCCTGCCACATCCCAGGGGTCCCCACCCTCTTCGTCTTCTTCCTCACCTATACGGACAGAGCAGGTGAACCATATTTCACCcatgacttcctgtcctggtaGTGCGGACAGCAGCAGACTCTCTGGATCCTCGGGGGGGTCACCCAGAGGGGGAGGGCTGGAGATGGTCTCTAATGAGATCTACTGGGGCACCTTACCTGGTTCTACTGCCCCTGCTGGAGTGAGGAGGTACTGCAGCCAGCAATCAGCTCCACCGACTCCACCCAGACAAACAACTGACAGGAAAACACCTGACAGGAACCCCGAGAGGAACAG tgGCAGCACTTTAAGTAACAACTCTTCAGGATCAGCCCGAG CTTCAACAGACGACCCTGAGGAGGAGATCAGTCCGTACTGTGAAACTGTTTTCCAAACCAGAAGAAATCCACTCATCTTGGAG CAGAGTGACAAAGACACCAGGAAGGGGGAACATGCAGAGGATCATGG GAATCTGAAGTTCTCGTGGACGAAGCGTTTGTCTCAGGCTCTTCACCCCGGAGACTCTCAGGGTTACAGCACAGTTGGAGAACCTCCGCTACCACCCCTCCACTCCCTCTCCCTGCCAGCCCACACCTTCCTATCTGAGGGGGATGAGGACCTGACAATCTCCCCCTACGCCAGCTACACCTCCCTGACCGAGAGAGCCCCGCCCATCATCAGTGGCTGGCTGGACAAGCTGTCTCCACAGGG aaacTATGTTTTCCAGAAGCGCTACGTGAAGTTTGACGGCAAAAACCTGATGTACTTTGGCAGTGagaag GACGTTTACCCCAAAGGAGTGATCCCATTGGCTGCCATCCAGATGGCCCGCCCCGCCAAAGACAACAAGTTTGAGATTGTGACGAGTCACAGGATCTTTGTTTTCAAGGCCGATAATGAAG TGCTGAAGCGGCGGTGGGTGGGCACGCTGCAGGAGCACGTCAGGGATCAGCTGGTGTTTGGTCGGAGGCGGTTCGGTCCAGGTTCTCACTGTCAGAAACACGGCGTGCTCGAGCTGAAAGGAACCAAGTCCAAAGTTTACGCCGCCATCATGACCGACCAGATCTGGCTCTACAAGAGTGAACAG TGTTTCCGTAACGGGATCGGCATCACGGTGATCGAAGCTCGAGGATCGACCATCAGAGACGGAAAACACAAGAGCTTCGAGCTCATCACGCCGTACAAGAACTTCAG ctTTACATCAGAGTCGGAGCGGGAGAAGCGGTTTTGGATGGAGGCTCTGCAGGAGTCCATCGCTGAGACTCTGTCGGACTATGAGGTGGCCGAGAAGATCTGGTCCAACCGCTCCAACAGGATGTGTGCCGACTGCAAGGCCCTGAACCCCGACTGGGCCTCCATCAACCTGTGTGTGGTCATCTGCAAGAACTGTGCAG GGCAGCACAGAGGTCTCGGGACGATGGTCTCAAAAGTTCAGAGTCTGAAACTTGACACCAGCGTGTGGAGCAACGAGATCGTCCAG CTGTTCATCATGCTGGGGAACGACCGGGCCAATGAGTTCTGGGGGGCGGGTCTATCTCCGTGGGAGGAGATGGACTGTGACGCGTCGCCCGAGCAGAGACGAGAGTTCATCACCCAAAAATACAAAGAGGGACgattcagactgaaacacccgACGATAAGCAGCCAGGATGAGCTGCTGAAG gTTTTGTGCTCGGCCGTCTCTGAACAGATTCTTCTGAAAACCGTCACTCAGATCTTCTCGGAGGCAGAGTCAGCTCGGCTCGCCAACGACTCCAACGGCTGCCAACGacacctgcagcagctgaatCACTGCACGCCGTCAG ACCCCGATGTGTACGATGAGATCATGCAGCCCGTCCTGCACTCCGGTTACCTCTACAAGTCCGGCTCGGCCCACAGAGGAACACTGTCGAGGAAAACCAGAGAAg ACTTCCAGAAGTTCTGGTGTTCAGTGGATCAGTCTCTGCTCCTGTACGAGTCGGATCGATCAGCTGATCCCTGCATGCAGATCAGCGTCAAAGACATTGTGTGTTTGGGTGTCAGTCGACCTGACTCCTCCCACAGCAGCAACGGCTTCATCGACAG gTTTCGTTACACCTTCGAGCTCTATCTGACGTCAGACAAACTCCATCAGTTTGGTTTGGAGACGGCTGACACTCTGCACAGCTGGACCAGATCCATCGGAAAG GCAACGACCCCCCTCAGCTGTCACTGCCTCCTGACTCGGGAGTTTGAGCGCGTGGGGCTGCTGCGGTACAGAGCCATGTTGGACGCTCAACATTGGAAGGAGGCGTTCTTTGTCCTGCAGAAGTCCAACCTCTTCATCTGTCCCCGGAATGACGGAGCGGCCGaggacatcatcaacctgaacCGGCTGCAGGAGCTCA GTATCACCTCGGAGACGGAGAACCATGAGAAGAAGGACATCCTGGTTTTAGTGGAGAGGGGAAG gaCGCTCCACCTGCAGGGTGTGGGCCGCACAGACTTCACTCTGTGGTACTCGGACATCCAACGAGCGGCGGGCGGGAAAGGAAACACTCTGagagagcagcagctgagcagGAACGACATCCCCATCATCGTGGACAGCTGCATCGCCTTCATCACGCAGTACG GTCTGGGTCACGAGGGGATCTACAGGAAGAATGGAGCCAAGTCCCGGATCAAACTCCTGATGGAAGAGTTCCGGAAAGACGCTCGAAATGTCAAACTGCGGATCGGAGACCACTTCATTGAGGACGTGACTGACGTCCTCAAGAGGTTCTTCCGAGAGGTCGACGACCCCGTCTTCATGTGCGACTTGCACCCCCTGTGGCAGGAGGCCGCCA AAATCCCCCAGAGGAGTCTGAGGCTTGACCGCTACAAAGAGATCATCCGGACTCTCCCTCGAGTCAACAGGACCACCCTGGCTGCTCTCATCAGTCACCTGTACAG AGTCCAGAAGTGTGCTGATCTGAACCAGATGTGCACAAAGAACCTGTCGCTGCTGTTCGCTCCCAGTCTGTTTCAGACGGACGGGAAGGGAGAACACGAGGTGAAGATCGTAGAAGACCTGATAGACAACTACCTGTACGTCTTTGAT ATTGACGAGGAGCATCAGACTCAGATCGAGCTGGAGATCAGCCTCATCACCACCTGGAAGGACACGCAG ctgtctCAGGCCGGTGACCTCATCATTGAAGTTTACCTGGAGATGAAGATACCAGACTGCTGCATCACTCTAAAA GTGTCTCCCACCATGTGTGCCGAggagctgaccaatcaggttCTGTTCATGAGGAATGTCCCAGCCACAGACAGAGACGTGTGGATGACGTTTGAGGCCATCGAGGAGGGACAGCTTG AGCGTCCGCTACACCCCAAAGAGAAGGTGCTGGAGCAGGCGCTGCAGTGGTGCAAGATGGCAGACCCGAGCTCCGCCTACCTGGTGGTGAAGAGAGTTCCTAAAGGAGAGGGCATCAACATCCTCACCT CCTATAAGAGTGAGATCATGAAGGTGGGTCTGCTGAAGTGTCGGGAGGAACCTCCGAAGCTGCTTCAGGGAAACAGGTTCCAGGAGAGGACGTTCCAGATCAAAGAGCACAAACTGCTGCTCAAAGACAAGAAG AGCATCAAACCGGAGAAGGAGTGGGCTCTGAAGTCCATGAAGATCTACATCGGCATCCGCAGGAAGCTCAAAGCTCCGAccag gtggGGCTTCACAGTCATGTCAGACAAACACCAGCT gTTTCTGTGCTGCACCAGTGAGGCTGACCTCTGGGACTGGATCACGAGCTTTCTCAAAGCTCAG AACGAGGACCCTGGTCCTCCGGTGCTGAGGCGTCACTCCTCCTCTGATATCTCCAAACAGAAGTTCGGCACAATGCCTCTCGTCCCCATTAGAGGAGACGAGAGCAACAGCAGCCTGCTGTCGGCCAATCAGACGCTG agAAAGTTACACGACAGAAGGACTCTCTCCATGTACTTC CCCATGAAGGTGCAACAGGACTCGTTGGAGGAGCGCCCTGAGTCTCCGGACCTCCCTGAGCCGCTCTACGAGGAGGTTGGGGACTTCGGCCTGCAGGTCCTGAAATCTCTGGAGACCAGCTTCCTGTCCAGCAGCACTTCAGAGACCCAGGAGGTCCTGGACCAGCCGCCGCTCAGACTGGTTCCGTTGGAAACGGGACACATAGACCACATCATTGTCCCCGAACCGGTCCTTACGGACGGGGGCTGCGTGGACtctgaggagcagagaggaggaggagatggaggagcagACTGTCAGCAGCTCgcaatgaggaggaggaggaggaggagtcagctgACGGGGGTCTGTACGCCGtcacaggagctgctgctgcaggagctgtcGTCTGCCTTTAACAGGAGGAccgaggagggggagggagaggaggtgcAGGAGATACAGGAGGAGCGGAATCAAGACGatcaggaggagaaggaggagaagccGTATGATGTCTGA